From a region of the Thermus caldilimi genome:
- a CDS encoding cyclase family protein — MCAPLVMEEVAKQISRRALLGAGLGLLASRAVAQAQVQGKAFSRAVDLTHELSPEIPLFPGAEPMRITTLVTVRQNGYYGNRIDFWEHSGTHMDAPAHFAERGLTAEKLPVETLIAPLAVIHIHEKAARNPDAQVTVDDILAYERQHGRLPKGALVAMHSGWEARWRDPKAFLNQDATGTLHFPGFSPEAAEFLVREREIVGVGVDTLSLDFGPSKDFKAHVTLLGAGKYGLENLANLAQVPPAGTLIFVGAPKHRGASGGPVRAVAVW, encoded by the coding sequence ATGTGTGCCCCTCTGGTGATGGAGGAAGTGGCCAAGCAGATTTCCCGCAGGGCCCTGTTGGGCGCGGGCCTGGGGCTTCTTGCTAGCCGAGCCGTGGCCCAGGCACAAGTACAGGGCAAGGCCTTTAGCCGGGCGGTGGACCTCACCCACGAGCTCTCCCCGGAGATCCCCCTCTTCCCCGGGGCTGAACCCATGCGCATCACCACGCTGGTCACGGTACGGCAGAACGGGTACTACGGCAACCGCATCGATTTCTGGGAGCACTCGGGAACCCATATGGACGCCCCCGCCCACTTCGCGGAAAGGGGGCTCACCGCGGAAAAACTGCCCGTGGAAACCCTCATCGCTCCCCTGGCCGTGATCCACATCCACGAGAAGGCCGCCCGCAACCCGGATGCCCAGGTGACCGTAGACGACATCCTGGCCTACGAGCGCCAGCACGGCCGCCTGCCCAAAGGAGCCCTGGTGGCCATGCACTCCGGCTGGGAAGCCCGCTGGCGCGACCCCAAGGCTTTTTTGAACCAGGACGCCACGGGCACCCTTCACTTCCCCGGCTTCTCCCCGGAGGCGGCAGAGTTTCTGGTGCGGGAGCGGGAGATCGTGGGGGTAGGGGTGGATACCCTCTCCCTGGACTTTGGCCCCTCCAAGGACTTCAAGGCCCACGTGACCCTCCTGGGCGCGGGGAAATACGGCCTGGAAAACCTGGCCAACCTGGCCCAGGTGCCTCCCGCCGGGACCCTCATCTTCGTGGGGGCCCCCAAGCACCGGGGGGCCTCCGGAGGGCCCGTGCGGGCGGTGGCGGTATGGTGA
- a CDS encoding ABC transporter permease: MRSFLLRRVLLALATLWLASTLVFAFLLLLPGDPVQAILGLEASPAARQALERALGLDRPPWERYADWLTRTLRLDLGESIRYGKPVGELLGERIPLTLGLVFLGLGGALFLALPLALLALRFPLCDLALSGLMAFLQSVPTFFLGVVLLYALAVHLPLFPASGFPGFSHPWEALRHLSLPALTLTLSRAAILFRMARGSLLEVMGQDYIRTARAKGVPETWVLIKHALKPASLPLITVLGLEGGFLLTGAVVVEVVFALPGMGSLALTALEARDYPLLQGLVLVMAALIVLFNLLVDLLYGLLDPRVAYA, from the coding sequence ATGCGAAGCTTCCTCCTGAGGCGGGTCCTCCTGGCCCTAGCCACCCTTTGGCTGGCCTCCACCCTGGTCTTCGCCTTCCTCCTCCTCCTCCCAGGGGACCCGGTGCAGGCCATCCTGGGCCTAGAGGCTTCGCCAGCTGCCCGGCAGGCCCTGGAACGCGCCCTTGGCCTGGACAGGCCCCCCTGGGAACGCTATGCGGACTGGCTCACCCGCACCCTCCGCTTAGACCTAGGGGAGTCCATCCGCTACGGAAAGCCCGTGGGCGAACTCCTGGGCGAGCGGATCCCCCTCACCCTGGGCCTCGTCTTCCTGGGGCTTGGCGGCGCCCTTTTCCTGGCCTTACCCCTGGCCCTTCTAGCCCTTAGGTTTCCCCTTTGCGACCTGGCCCTAAGCGGCCTTATGGCCTTTTTGCAATCCGTGCCCACCTTCTTTCTGGGGGTGGTCCTCCTCTACGCCCTGGCGGTGCACCTGCCCCTTTTCCCCGCCAGCGGCTTCCCAGGGTTTTCCCATCCATGGGAAGCCCTCCGCCACCTTTCCCTCCCCGCCCTCACCCTGACCCTTTCCCGGGCAGCCATCCTCTTCCGTATGGCCCGAGGAAGCCTCCTAGAGGTGATGGGCCAGGACTACATCCGCACCGCCCGGGCCAAGGGGGTCCCCGAGACCTGGGTGCTCATCAAGCACGCCCTGAAGCCCGCAAGCCTTCCCCTGATCACCGTGCTGGGCTTGGAGGGAGGGTTCCTCCTTACCGGGGCGGTGGTGGTGGAGGTGGTCTTCGCCCTGCCGGGCATGGGAAGCCTGGCCCTGACGGCCCTCGAGGCCCGCGACTACCCTCTCCTCCAGGGCCTGGTGCTGGTCATGGCCGCCCTCATCGTCCTCTTCAACCTCCTGGTGGACCTCCTCTACGGCCTCTTGGACCCGCGGGTGGCGTATGCGTAG
- a CDS encoding ABC transporter substrate-binding protein, producing the protein MKKRLAWFLLLGLSFALAQPKGGELRVAILAEPPVLDPTASTSQEIPRMLYDNVLQGLVKLNEKGEIVPALAERWQGSPSSLTWTFHLRRGVRFHNGAPFTAEDVVFKFNRARDPKSGHTHPEYYQDIQSVEAKDPYTVVFRLRQPNQDFLFNLARPDSVIGPKGRVEEQKTQPIGTGPFRFVAWERGVGVRLERFEGYYEPGLPYLDRVFFRFLPDPNAQLAALRAGDIQVIGLGVSPENALVLQRDPNFKVITGFTTTEITVGMNNSRPPFNDIRVRRAIQHAVDKKALVEGVMLGFGTPIGSHRSPGESCYEDLSGYYPYDPAKARALLQEAGYGPNNPLRFTFTLAAPYPYERRLGEAIAAQLSQIGVQARLEVVEWATWLSRVFRGADYQMTIIGHSEPHDIGIYANPNYYFRYDSPRFRDLYTRYLRTPDPKRACEIMKEMQRLLAQDAVNLWVMNAPYIAAMRKEVMGWWQNQPTPSLNVTRVYLNR; encoded by the coding sequence ATGAAGAAGCGGTTGGCGTGGTTCCTTCTGCTGGGCCTGAGCTTTGCCCTGGCCCAGCCCAAAGGAGGAGAGCTTAGGGTGGCGATCCTGGCCGAGCCTCCTGTCCTGGATCCCACGGCCTCCACCAGCCAGGAGATTCCCCGCATGCTCTACGACAACGTCCTCCAGGGGCTGGTGAAGCTCAACGAGAAGGGGGAGATCGTCCCCGCCTTGGCCGAGCGCTGGCAAGGAAGCCCTTCCAGCCTCACCTGGACCTTCCACCTGCGCCGGGGGGTTCGTTTCCACAACGGTGCCCCCTTCACCGCCGAGGACGTGGTCTTTAAGTTCAACCGCGCCCGGGATCCCAAGTCTGGCCACACCCACCCCGAGTACTACCAGGACATCCAGAGCGTGGAGGCCAAGGACCCCTACACCGTGGTCTTCCGCCTGCGCCAGCCCAACCAGGACTTCCTCTTCAACCTGGCCCGCCCCGATTCCGTGATCGGCCCCAAGGGCAGGGTGGAGGAACAGAAAACCCAGCCCATTGGAACCGGACCCTTCCGCTTCGTGGCCTGGGAGCGGGGGGTTGGGGTGAGGCTGGAGCGGTTTGAAGGATACTATGAGCCCGGCCTTCCCTATCTGGACCGGGTCTTCTTCCGTTTCCTGCCGGATCCAAACGCCCAGCTTGCCGCCTTGCGGGCGGGGGACATCCAGGTGATCGGCCTCGGGGTGAGCCCGGAAAACGCCCTGGTGCTCCAGCGGGATCCCAACTTCAAGGTGATCACGGGCTTTACCACCACGGAGATCACCGTGGGCATGAACAACAGTCGCCCCCCCTTCAACGACATCCGGGTACGGCGGGCCATCCAGCATGCCGTGGACAAAAAGGCCCTGGTGGAGGGGGTGATGCTGGGCTTTGGCACCCCCATCGGCAGCCACCGCTCCCCAGGGGAGAGTTGCTACGAGGATCTTTCCGGCTACTACCCCTACGACCCCGCCAAAGCCCGGGCCCTTTTGCAAGAGGCCGGCTACGGACCCAATAACCCCTTGCGCTTCACCTTCACCCTAGCCGCCCCTTACCCCTACGAGAGGCGGCTTGGGGAAGCCATCGCTGCCCAGCTTTCCCAGATCGGGGTCCAAGCGCGGCTGGAGGTGGTGGAATGGGCCACCTGGCTTTCCAGGGTCTTCCGAGGAGCCGACTACCAGATGACCATCATCGGCCACTCCGAGCCTCACGACATCGGCATCTACGCCAACCCCAATTATTACTTCCGCTACGACTCCCCCCGCTTCCGCGACCTCTACACCAGGTACCTGCGCACCCCCGACCCCAAGCGGGCCTGCGAGATCATGAAGGAGATGCAGCGCCTTCTCGCCCAGGATGCGGTGAACCTCTGGGTGATGAACGCCCCCTACATCGCCGCCATGCGCAAGGAGGTCATGGGCTGGTGGCAGAACCAGCCCACCCCGAGCCTCAACGTGACCCGGGTGTACTTGAACCGCTAG
- a CDS encoding M20 family metallopeptidase: MEKALLAAEAVDEKEVVELLRALVRIPSHYPGPGEEGVVAFLEEYLRERGFRPFRQEAALGRPNLVVDLGEGEGGLILEGHTDVVTPGPESLWRYPPYEGVVEGGRLYGRGACDMKGGLAALIGALLAVKRALGQPRYPLRLAALADEEGMMLGVKAFVRGGLARGFRGALVAEPEAMEVCLWQKGALRLFLRFPGRMAHGAMPYAGENPIPKAARFILELEGLQRELQEVHSHPFLGLPYLTPTRILATAGEGQLNVIPAEAEVAMDVRTVPGLDHEELVARIQALAGTQVEVLEDRPPVETPREDPLVQAAEEALRLLGLPVRHGGVPGATDGTFLQAWAGLPVVVMGPGGKTLPHQVDEWVDLREVVQAARVYAALAVLYLG, encoded by the coding sequence ATGGAAAAGGCCCTCCTGGCGGCGGAAGCGGTGGACGAGAAGGAAGTGGTGGAGCTCCTAAGAGCCCTGGTGCGGATTCCAAGCCACTATCCCGGACCCGGGGAAGAGGGGGTGGTGGCCTTCCTGGAGGAGTACCTGAGGGAGCGGGGTTTCCGCCCCTTCCGGCAGGAAGCAGCTTTGGGCCGGCCCAATCTGGTTGTGGACCTGGGGGAGGGGGAGGGGGGGTTGATCCTCGAGGGGCACACCGATGTGGTCACCCCCGGCCCAGAAAGCCTATGGCGCTACCCTCCCTACGAAGGGGTGGTGGAGGGAGGCAGGCTGTACGGCCGAGGAGCCTGCGACATGAAGGGAGGCCTCGCCGCCTTGATAGGAGCCCTGCTGGCGGTGAAGCGAGCCCTAGGCCAGCCCCGGTACCCCCTACGCCTCGCCGCTTTGGCCGATGAGGAGGGAATGATGCTGGGGGTGAAGGCCTTCGTGAGAGGAGGGCTGGCGCGAGGCTTCCGTGGTGCCTTGGTGGCCGAGCCTGAGGCCATGGAGGTCTGCCTCTGGCAGAAGGGAGCCCTGCGCCTATTCCTCCGCTTTCCCGGACGCATGGCCCACGGGGCCATGCCCTACGCCGGGGAAAACCCTATACCCAAGGCGGCTCGCTTCATCCTCGAGCTGGAAGGCCTCCAACGGGAGCTTCAGGAAGTCCATTCCCACCCCTTCCTGGGCCTTCCCTACCTCACCCCCACCCGCATCCTGGCCACCGCCGGGGAGGGGCAGCTCAACGTTATCCCCGCCGAAGCGGAGGTGGCCATGGACGTGCGCACCGTGCCGGGGTTGGACCACGAGGAGTTGGTGGCCAGGATCCAGGCCCTGGCGGGAACCCAGGTGGAGGTCCTGGAGGACCGCCCCCCCGTGGAGACCCCCAGGGAGGATCCTTTGGTGCAGGCAGCGGAGGAAGCCCTAAGGCTTCTCGGCCTTCCCGTGCGCCACGGCGGGGTACCCGGGGCCACGGACGGCACCTTCCTCCAGGCATGGGCGGGTCTTCCCGTGGTGGTCATGGGCCCTGGGGGGAAAACCCTGCCCCACCAGGTGGACGAGTGGGTGGACCTGAGGGAAGTTGTCCAGGCAGCCCGGGTTTACGCCGCCTTGGCGGTGCTCTATCTGGGGTAA
- a CDS encoding SDR family NAD(P)-dependent oxidoreductase → MNYRQLFDLGGQVALVVGAASGIGRASAEALAAFGAKVVLADRDEKGLEEVLEAIRRQGGVAEAHLLDLAARGQAEALVERVHRAHGRLDALVSTPAINVRKPLLDYTDEEIDRVVDLNLKGTLRLLRAGGRVMREQRGGSLIAFASIRALVVEPGQGVYAATKAGILQIMRTLAAELGPYGVRANAIAPGPIETPLTAPIKAHPDWYRAYAEKTALLRWGKPEEVAMAVVFLASPASSYVTGTLFLVDGGWTAVDGRFTPPL, encoded by the coding sequence GTGAACTACCGGCAACTTTTCGACCTAGGAGGGCAGGTGGCTTTGGTGGTGGGGGCGGCCTCCGGAATCGGGCGGGCCTCCGCGGAGGCCCTGGCGGCCTTTGGGGCTAAGGTGGTCCTGGCGGACCGGGATGAAAAGGGTCTGGAGGAGGTCCTCGAGGCCATCCGCAGGCAAGGCGGGGTGGCGGAGGCCCACCTCCTCGACCTGGCAGCCAGGGGCCAGGCCGAGGCGTTGGTGGAGAGGGTGCACCGGGCCCATGGCCGGCTGGATGCCTTGGTTTCCACCCCGGCCATCAACGTGCGCAAGCCCCTTCTGGACTACACCGACGAGGAGATCGACCGGGTGGTGGACCTGAACCTGAAGGGAACCTTGCGGCTTTTAAGGGCTGGGGGACGGGTGATGCGGGAGCAAAGGGGGGGAAGCCTCATCGCCTTTGCCTCCATAAGGGCCCTGGTGGTGGAACCAGGGCAGGGGGTTTATGCGGCCACCAAGGCGGGGATCCTCCAGATCATGCGTACCCTGGCCGCGGAGCTTGGGCCCTATGGGGTGCGGGCCAACGCCATTGCCCCTGGGCCCATAGAAACTCCCCTCACCGCTCCCATCAAAGCCCATCCCGATTGGTACCGGGCCTATGCGGAGAAAACCGCCCTCTTGCGCTGGGGAAAGCCCGAGGAAGTGGCCATGGCGGTGGTGTTCCTGGCCTCGCCGGCTTCCAGCTACGTGACCGGCACCCTCTTCCTGGTGGATGGGGGTTGGACGGCAGTGGACGGGCGGTTTACCCCGCCCCTTTAG
- a CDS encoding class I SAM-dependent methyltransferase, which yields MDKKQKELARSFFSRHAQGYAQSISHAGGRDLKRLLELLEPRSSERALDVATGPGHTALALAPFVREVIGIDLTPEMAMPFAQAARERGLRNVRFLVRDAESLPFPEGEFHLVTTRRAAHHFPRIARALAEMARVLKPGGRLGIADMVAPENPEAAQLFNALEAARDNSHVRAYTVEEWQGLIKEVGLSLLHLEAFEEEVAWPEWLYPLDPKGWEAKRVEEVLAQASPGTRPLVVREGPGDRTLIKRRMVLVALKG from the coding sequence GTGGACAAAAAACAGAAGGAGCTGGCCCGGAGCTTTTTCTCCCGCCACGCCCAGGGGTATGCCCAAAGCATCAGCCACGCCGGAGGCCGCGATCTGAAGAGGTTGCTGGAGCTTTTAGAACCAAGGTCCTCGGAAAGAGCCCTGGATGTGGCCACGGGTCCCGGCCACACGGCTTTGGCCCTGGCCCCTTTTGTGCGGGAAGTCATCGGGATCGACCTGACCCCAGAAATGGCTATGCCTTTCGCCCAGGCCGCCCGCGAACGGGGCTTGCGCAATGTCCGCTTCCTGGTGAGAGACGCCGAGTCCCTGCCCTTTCCTGAGGGGGAGTTCCATCTGGTCACCACCCGGAGGGCCGCCCATCACTTTCCCCGCATCGCCAGAGCCTTAGCCGAGATGGCCAGGGTGCTGAAGCCAGGAGGCCGTCTGGGAATCGCCGACATGGTGGCCCCGGAAAACCCAGAGGCCGCCCAACTCTTCAACGCCCTCGAGGCAGCCCGGGATAACTCCCACGTGCGGGCGTACACCGTGGAGGAATGGCAGGGGCTCATTAAGGAGGTGGGCTTAAGCCTCCTCCACCTGGAGGCGTTTGAGGAGGAAGTCGCCTGGCCTGAGTGGCTCTATCCCCTGGACCCAAAAGGGTGGGAAGCGAAGCGGGTGGAGGAAGTTCTGGCCCAGGCTTCCCCCGGGACCCGCCCCCTGGTGGTCCGGGAAGGGCCAGGGGACCGCACCCTCATCAAGCGCCGGATGGTCCTGGTGGCCCTGAAGGGCTAG
- a CDS encoding ABC transporter substrate-binding protein: protein MKRWAVWFLAFLGLAVAQDRTQVLVYGGDWTDLITLDPQVVYEFSGVMIADNLYETLVRFEGNDLSTLRPGLAESWKVERGTSDWILTFKLRKGSRFSTGREVTAKDVVFSFERALALKGPGSFLFTEIAQLKPGATKALDPYTVEVRIPKTASPQSFLSILTFTLGGIVDSEEAQKNAKGNDYGKDFLTNNSAGSGPYRLVRWDRGNQVILEANPYARIKPKVQRVVLRYIQEPAVLRTALESGEIDIAEGLTPEGLRAIANNPRFKVVRAETLRLQYLGMNMKPGSPFANPKVREAVRYAVNQDELIQGLLQGNAVKIQTFIPKGLLGYNPIAPYTYDPARARKLLAEAGYPQGLEFELLTSTGICGGGVPCPDVAAKLQADMARAGLKARIRAIANAEVLNIYRAQNHQMVLAGWSPDFPDPDGNATPWADYGARSLAWRNSYNDEVAAKLARQAALEADPTKRKALYKVLTEKVLREGPYVVLYQPALPIGLSAKVEGFVKNPMMSVPLWQVSKQP from the coding sequence ATGAAGCGATGGGCGGTTTGGTTCTTGGCGTTCCTGGGCTTGGCCGTGGCCCAGGACCGGACCCAGGTGCTGGTTTACGGCGGGGATTGGACGGACCTGATCACCCTGGATCCCCAGGTGGTCTACGAGTTCAGCGGGGTGATGATCGCCGATAACCTCTATGAAACCCTGGTGCGCTTTGAGGGGAACGACCTCTCCACCCTGCGCCCAGGGCTGGCGGAAAGCTGGAAGGTGGAGCGGGGCACCAGCGACTGGATCCTCACCTTCAAGCTTCGCAAGGGGAGCCGGTTCTCCACCGGACGGGAGGTCACAGCCAAGGACGTGGTCTTTAGCTTTGAACGGGCTTTAGCCCTTAAGGGGCCCGGCTCGTTCCTGTTCACCGAGATCGCCCAGCTCAAGCCGGGGGCGACCAAGGCCCTGGACCCCTACACGGTGGAGGTGCGCATCCCCAAGACCGCTTCGCCACAGTCCTTCCTCTCCATCCTTACCTTTACCCTGGGGGGCATTGTGGACTCGGAGGAGGCCCAGAAAAACGCTAAGGGGAACGATTACGGCAAGGATTTCCTCACCAACAACTCCGCCGGGTCCGGCCCTTACCGCCTGGTGCGCTGGGACCGGGGAAACCAGGTGATCCTCGAGGCCAACCCCTACGCCCGCATCAAGCCCAAGGTCCAGCGGGTGGTTCTGCGCTACATCCAGGAGCCCGCGGTTCTCCGCACGGCCTTGGAGTCCGGGGAGATCGACATCGCCGAGGGCCTCACCCCGGAGGGTTTGCGGGCCATCGCCAACAACCCCCGCTTCAAGGTGGTCCGGGCGGAAACCCTGCGCCTTCAGTACCTGGGCATGAACATGAAGCCAGGAAGCCCCTTCGCTAACCCGAAGGTGCGGGAGGCGGTGCGCTATGCGGTGAACCAGGATGAGCTCATTCAGGGTCTCCTCCAAGGCAATGCCGTGAAGATCCAGACCTTCATCCCCAAGGGCCTTCTGGGATATAACCCTATCGCTCCCTACACCTATGACCCAGCGCGGGCGAGGAAGCTTCTGGCGGAGGCGGGTTACCCCCAGGGCCTGGAGTTTGAACTCCTTACCAGCACCGGGATCTGCGGCGGTGGGGTACCTTGCCCGGATGTGGCCGCCAAGCTGCAGGCCGACATGGCCAGGGCAGGCCTGAAGGCCAGGATCCGCGCCATTGCCAATGCTGAAGTGCTCAACATCTACCGGGCCCAGAACCATCAGATGGTCCTGGCCGGTTGGAGCCCGGACTTCCCCGATCCCGACGGCAACGCCACCCCCTGGGCGGACTATGGGGCCCGCTCCTTGGCCTGGCGCAACAGCTACAACGACGAGGTGGCGGCCAAGCTGGCCCGGCAAGCGGCCCTCGAGGCAGACCCCACCAAGCGCAAGGCCCTGTACAAGGTGCTCACGGAAAAGGTCCTGCGGGAGGGCCCCTACGTGGTCCTCTACCAGCCTGCCTTGCCCATCGGCCTTTCGGCCAAGGTGGAGGGATTTGTGAAGAACCCCATGATGTCCGTACCCCTCTGGCAGGTGAGCAAGCAACCCTAA
- a CDS encoding ABC transporter permease, with amino-acid sequence MGAYILRRLFMVVFVGVGITFITFFIAQVIPIDPAAAALGENAREEQIREFRERYGLDKPLLVQYGIYLQRLLQLDLGRSLRTGRPVAEDLREFFPATLELALAAFWVAILLGIPAGVWAALRQNRVPDLLVRLMALLLGSTPVFFLAILLLDLLHRRLGVLPGPGRLDPYLIPPPPVTGMVTVDALLARDFAAFQDALAHLFLPAFVLGSASAALLARMVRAAMLEVLSQDYVRTAWAKGLSERQVVLRHALKNAALPVLTLLGGLMGGLLSGAVLTETIFSWPGLGRYVTQSATSLDFPAVMGVTLLVGVIYSLLNLVVDLLYALLDPRIRYA; translated from the coding sequence ATGGGCGCTTACATCCTGAGGCGGCTTTTCATGGTGGTCTTCGTGGGGGTGGGCATCACCTTCATCACCTTCTTCATCGCCCAGGTGATCCCCATAGATCCGGCGGCAGCGGCTTTGGGCGAGAATGCCAGGGAGGAGCAGATCCGTGAGTTCCGGGAGCGCTACGGCCTGGACAAGCCCCTGCTGGTTCAGTATGGCATCTATCTGCAACGGCTTTTGCAGCTGGACCTAGGGCGCTCCCTGCGCACGGGGCGCCCTGTGGCCGAGGACCTCCGGGAGTTTTTCCCCGCCACCTTGGAGCTGGCCCTGGCCGCCTTTTGGGTGGCTATCCTCCTGGGTATACCCGCCGGGGTGTGGGCGGCCTTAAGGCAGAACCGGGTGCCGGACCTCCTGGTACGGCTTATGGCCCTTCTCCTCGGCTCTACCCCCGTTTTTTTCCTGGCCATCCTCCTTCTGGATCTCCTGCACCGTAGGCTTGGGGTTTTGCCGGGTCCAGGAAGACTGGATCCCTACCTCATCCCTCCTCCGCCGGTTACGGGCATGGTGACCGTGGACGCCCTCCTGGCCCGTGACTTCGCAGCCTTTCAGGATGCCCTGGCCCACCTTTTCCTGCCGGCCTTCGTCCTGGGCTCCGCCTCGGCCGCCTTGCTGGCCCGCATGGTGCGGGCGGCCATGCTGGAGGTGCTTTCCCAGGACTATGTGCGTACCGCCTGGGCTAAGGGGCTTTCTGAGCGCCAGGTGGTGCTCCGCCACGCCTTGAAAAACGCTGCCCTGCCCGTTCTCACCCTTCTGGGCGGGCTCATGGGTGGGCTTTTGTCGGGAGCGGTGCTCACGGAAACCATCTTTTCCTGGCCCGGCCTAGGCCGTTACGTGACCCAGTCGGCCACCAGCCTAGACTTTCCTGCGGTTATGGGGGTGACCCTCCTGGTAGGGGTCATCTACTCGCTGCTGAACCTGGTGGTGGACCTCCTTTACGCTCTTCTGGACCCGAGGATCCGGTATGCGTAA
- the nikC gene encoding nickel transporter permease, whose translation MRKFLRRFFRNPGAVLGLALLILLILVALLGPMVAGDPLEQNLLERLKPPGPGHPLGTDQLGRDVWARVVHGTRISLGVGFGVVLLASFLGVSVGLLAGGLGGVWDNLLMRLTDIFFAFPSLILAMAIAAALGPNLTNTVIAVALVTWPIYARLVRAQVLALREREFVEAARALGAGQGRILFRHLLPNALTPVLVQASYEVGAAILTAAGLSFIGFGAQPPTPEWGAMVAETRNYMAEAPWAATAPAVGILLTVLAFNLLGDGLRDVLDPRGH comes from the coding sequence ATGCGTAAGTTCCTGCGCCGGTTTTTCCGCAACCCTGGGGCCGTTTTGGGCCTCGCCTTGCTGATTCTTCTCATTCTTGTGGCCCTTTTGGGACCCATGGTGGCCGGGGATCCTTTGGAACAGAACCTGCTGGAGCGGTTAAAGCCCCCAGGTCCTGGGCATCCCCTGGGCACCGACCAGCTTGGGCGGGATGTCTGGGCCCGGGTGGTTCATGGGACCAGGATTAGCCTTGGGGTGGGCTTCGGGGTGGTCCTTCTGGCCAGTTTTTTGGGCGTGAGCGTGGGCCTCTTGGCGGGCGGGCTTGGCGGGGTGTGGGACAACCTCCTCATGCGCCTCACCGACATCTTCTTTGCCTTTCCCTCCCTGATTCTGGCCATGGCCATCGCCGCCGCCTTGGGCCCGAACCTGACCAACACCGTCATCGCTGTGGCCCTGGTTACCTGGCCCATCTACGCCAGGTTGGTGCGGGCCCAGGTGCTGGCCTTGCGGGAGCGGGAGTTCGTGGAGGCAGCCAGGGCCTTGGGGGCAGGCCAAGGCCGGATTCTTTTCCGACACCTCCTTCCCAATGCCCTTACCCCCGTGCTGGTGCAGGCCAGCTACGAGGTGGGGGCCGCCATTCTGACCGCTGCGGGACTTTCCTTTATCGGCTTTGGCGCCCAGCCCCCCACCCCGGAGTGGGGGGCCATGGTGGCGGAAACCCGCAACTACATGGCCGAGGCTCCCTGGGCGGCCACAGCCCCGGCGGTGGGGATTCTGCTCACGGTTTTGGCCTTTAACCTCCTGGGGGATGGGCTTAGGGATGTGCTGGACCCCAGGGGACACTAG
- the nagA gene encoding N-acetylglucosamine-6-phosphate deacetylase yields MLTGSILTPQGFVRGRLHFGERIEAIEEAPVEGPYILPGFLDLHVHGGGGREVMEGQEGVEATLRFHLQHGTTGLLATTVTAPLADLERALKGAQAAMEGPWGKALLGVHLEGPFISPNRLGAQPRFPLPPDREIASHLLSLAPVRVITLAPELPGALELIRFLAEKGIRVQLGHTEARYEEALSALEAGAVGFTHLYNAMTGLHHRAPGVVGLALERGEWAEIIPDGLHVHPAAIRLALKTIPGLYFVSDAVAAAGMPEGTYPLGAHRVEKRKEGVWLGESLAGSTLTLDRALRNLVAWGVPLEEAAKRLSLYPARYLGLSDRGEIALGKRADLVVLDKALRVLEVYLEGEQLA; encoded by the coding sequence GTGCTAACAGGCTCCATCCTGACTCCCCAAGGCTTCGTACGGGGCAGGCTCCACTTCGGCGAGCGCATAGAGGCCATAGAGGAGGCTCCCGTGGAGGGCCCTTACATCCTCCCGGGCTTCCTGGACCTCCACGTGCACGGGGGAGGCGGACGGGAGGTGATGGAGGGCCAGGAGGGAGTCGAAGCCACCTTGCGCTTCCACCTCCAGCACGGCACCACAGGCCTCCTCGCCACCACCGTCACTGCTCCCCTGGCCGACCTGGAAAGAGCCCTCAAAGGAGCGCAGGCGGCCATGGAAGGCCCTTGGGGAAAGGCCCTTCTGGGCGTTCACCTGGAGGGTCCTTTCATCAGCCCAAACCGCCTGGGAGCCCAGCCCCGTTTCCCCCTTCCCCCGGACCGGGAAATAGCCAGCCATCTTCTCTCCCTGGCTCCCGTGCGGGTCATTACCCTGGCCCCCGAGCTTCCCGGGGCCCTAGAACTCATCCGCTTCCTAGCGGAAAAGGGCATCCGGGTCCAACTCGGGCACACGGAAGCCCGCTACGAGGAGGCCCTATCCGCCCTGGAGGCGGGGGCGGTGGGCTTCACCCACCTCTATAACGCCATGACCGGCCTGCACCACCGGGCCCCGGGGGTGGTGGGCCTAGCCCTGGAACGGGGGGAATGGGCCGAGATCATCCCCGATGGCCTGCATGTGCACCCGGCCGCCATCCGGCTGGCTTTGAAGACCATTCCCGGGCTGTACTTTGTGAGCGACGCCGTGGCCGCGGCGGGGATGCCGGAGGGCACCTATCCCCTGGGGGCCCATCGGGTGGAGAAGCGAAAGGAGGGGGTGTGGCTGGGGGAGTCCCTGGCGGGGAGCACCCTTACCCTGGACCGGGCCTTAAGGAACCTGGTGGCCTGGGGCGTGCCCTTGGAAGAGGCGGCCAAGCGGCTATCCCTGTACCCGGCCCGGTACCTGGGCCTTTCGGACCGGGGGGAGATCGCCTTGGGGAAGCGGGCGGATCTCGTGGTGCTGGACAAGGCCCTAAGGGTGCTGGAGGTGTACCTGGAAGGGGAACAGCTGGCCTAG